GACAGAGCTTCCATCGCTGATGGAGCAAGCTGTCGGGACTTTTTTTATTTATGGTAAAGGTTCTAAGGGTAGTAGCACTGCCATCACTGACATAGCAACCGCTGGATAGAAGGATTAACGGAGTTCGCAGGAATGAGCAGGTGTGCCTTCTGGCACATCTTGACCACGCAGGTCTCTAATTTTGACGTTGTTGCTATATAGCATAGAGTCGCTACGCAATTTGAAGGCGGTATAGTTCACTTCTGCATCCAGCGAAAGCTGTTTGTCGAAGTAAATTTCATGCTGGGCATCAATCAGGATTGGCAATGAATTGGTTTCGATCACATGATCATGC
The DNA window shown above is from Paenibacillus sp. JQZ6Y-1 and carries:
- a CDS encoding iron-sulfur cluster biosynthesis family protein; this encodes MNINVTALADQKLKIALGERDGHYKLFYDTGEGCGCDGIPVLLIVDRQGEHDHVIETNSLPILIDAQHEIYFDKQLSLDAEVNYTAFKLRSDSMLYSNNVKIRDLRGQDVPEGTPAHSCELR